ACTGGTTTGATTCACCACATAAAATAATAGCGAATAGGCTTTTTGATTTGCTCCAAAGCTAATCACTTGTTTGGTGGGTTGAATACCTAAATAAATTACCGGAGCTGCAAAAACAGAGTTGCAGAATATAATTAAGCTTAAAATCATCATTTTTAAAAAATTAAATTTCATTATTTACACCTGAAAAAGTAAGTTTAAAAATACACTGTGGATATAAAAACGTGATGTGATCGGTTCTAGCAGTTGAATATTATTATTGGCAACAGTTGAAGTACGGATATGTCCAAAATCGGTAAATTGATAGCGTATTCCCGCAGAAAGCGCGCGATACAGTGGGTAGCGTAAGCCTACATTAAGAGAATAAACAAACGAATAGTGAGTACGTTTGAATAAATCGATGTCGCCACTATTAATTCCTTCTTGATAATTTGGAACTTCGTTATAAGCGGTAGTCACTCGCGCTAATCCCGCCTCAATACCGAGCCAAGGGATCATTTTATTTAAAATAGAATTAAAATCGTATTGATAACCTAACATTAAGCGATAGGTTTTAGTTTTAAAATGATAAAAATAATTATTAAATTGAGGATTACCAAATTGATACACTGTCCCATTTTGAGCACGATTGAGTTGATACAGGGTTAATTGATAATGTGAATGATTTTTAGCAGGAGTGTGATAATCAATGCCGACACCCCATGACAAATTCGCATTATATTTTTTACCGGCTTGCGTATCTCTCTCACCGAATGGCAATGTTATATCACCAACGGCTAAGGCGCTTTGACTCAGACCCAATAAAATATTCCAATGAAGGGGGCTTGCCTGCGCAAAAGCCGTTACACTCATAAGAATACTTTGCATAATAAAACCCACCATCCACTGGTATTTTTGCATATTGTGACAATCCTTAGGGCGTGTTGACAATTCGCTATGCTGAGACGTAGCTTGTTGATTTTTGAGCACCGCAGCGCAGTTTACACGAAGTAAATGAGCAGCGGAGCACAAAAAATCAACGAGATACGGCCAGCAGAGTAAAATTGTCAACACGCCCTACAATGAAGATACTCTTCGTTAATAAGAACAAAGAGTATCTTAACAGTCAATTATCGAAAATGCGACTGATTTATCCACCACTCGGCTGCAGACTTAATTGGGGAGTGGAAGTTGTCGCTAAAGCGGCGATATTATTTTCAGTGTGTGTTGCACGGCGAGGGGGAGCATAAAATCCTGAAGAATTTCTTCCAGGGTTAACACTTATTCTCGGCATGGTTGTAGACGTCGTGTTATCCACTGCTGAGTGATTTTCGAGATTAATCGATCCTACCAAGGTATCACGGTGAATTTTTCGCGGAAATTTTAGCGCCTCACACAAACCACTAATGCCTAGGCTTTGTATTTTATCAAAAATAATTTGATTATGCTGAACCCAATCAAAATCATTTTCAGGCAGTGTTTTTACCTCAAAAAATAATAATGCACCTAATGCCAGCGCTGCGATAAGTTGATTATTATGCAACTTAGCCGCTTCAGT
This sequence is a window from Legionellales bacterium. Protein-coding genes within it:
- a CDS encoding outer membrane beta-barrel protein; translation: MQKYQWMVGFIMQSILMSVTAFAQASPLHWNILLGLSQSALAVGDITLPFGERDTQAGKKYNANLSWGVGIDYHTPAKNHSHYQLTLYQLNRAQNGTVYQFGNPQFNNYFYHFKTKTYRLMLGYQYDFNSILNKMIPWLGIEAGLARVTTAYNEVPNYQEGINSGDIDLFKRTHYSFVYSLNVGLRYPLYRALSAGIRYQFTDFGHIRTSTVANNNIQLLEPITSRFYIHSVFLNLLFQV